The window GAGTAAGAAagataacgtttaagttccttgctcagaacatgagaacatatgaaagctggtggttccttttaacatgagtcttcaatattcccaggtaagaagttttaggttgtagttataggactatttctctctataccatttgtatttcattaacctttgactattggatgttcttatagggaCTTTagtatactgttacactggcaatagcttctgtccctctcctcgttcctacctgggctcgaaccagaaaCACAGCGACAACAGCcgccctcgaagcagcgttacccatgcagagcaaggggaacaaccactccaagtctcagagcgagtgacgtttgaaacgctattagcgcgcaatCCGCTAACTAGCttaccatttcacatcggttacactgacctaatctcgggagttgataggcttgaagtcataaatggTGCAATGCTTGaaacacaacgaagagctgctggcaaaacacacaaaagtgctgtttgaatgattgCTTACGAGCTTGCTGTTGCcttccaccgctcagtcagactgctctatgaaatcatagacttagttaaaGTGGGGCaaaaggctcctctgtcctccactcgttacctccactcgttaccttttttttacattgacgatacattggagataatacaagacaagtactggaaacaatagaatactatgaaatatcagggacaccaggcctggttttcatagctgattttgagAAGGATTTTGATAAAGTACGAATGGAGTTTGtataaatgcctagaatatttcaGTTTTGGGAAATCtctttataaaatgggttaaagttatgtatagtaaccctaggtgtaaaatagtaaataatggctacatctcaaaGTTTTAAACTATTTAGAGGaataaaacaaggttgtccactatcggcatatctatttattattgccatcgaaatgttagctgttaataTTATATCAAACAATAATATTTAGGGATTACAAAATCCGTGGCTTAAAAACTAaggtgtcattgtatgctgctgattttatgttttcttttaaaaccccAATTAGTCTCTCCacggcctcatagaggatctagatacttttgctattctctctggattaaaaccaaattatgataagtgtactatattatgtattggatcactaaaaaatGCAAATTTTAAAATTACCATGTAGtgtaccaataaaatggtctgacggagatgtggacatactcggtatacaaatTTGGTTAGCAAGCGGCGATGATCcagatgaaaaggttcagagtttgGAGGTAGGAATCCGgaggatatggagagagaaataggTCCGGTTTGCTCTGGTTTGAAATGCGTTGTAAGAACTGGCGAGAGCTGTCCGAGCTAAAGGTAAGCTgctgaccgctagcagtggttagctgtctgatagctggtagctagttagctagttagcttcagttgagggattccagttctgaggtaaatagaaatactttaggAATAAAAACAGATCCACaacacattgggtgaggcgggttgagAAGGAGAGtatttgaagttgaggtttagtaAAATTATTAAAAAGAATGCGAAGAAAACGATATACATGGGACAAGGCAAAGACgactgactgctacgccatcttggaactgAGTGGATGTACATCATTTTCTCAAGGTAATTTaataatcaaatcaatttatttGAGATTTCTGAGTTCGTTTTACATGCTATTGGTTTTGTGTAAAATTCACGAGCTGGGAAAATGGCGGCGCCCACTCTGTCTGCGTCAAAGAGAGGCAATTTCATGGTCGCACTACTGTTTTGAAGCTGAATGTAATGACGATCAGTTTCCTACATGTGTACTAATATTCAGACACATTCAGTTTCTATCTTTGTCTATAAATGTTAATATGGTGTGAATGGGAAATACAATTGGTTTTTGATTTAAATAATACAGTGAAGACAAGGTTATTCAGGAAAATAGTACATAGTGCTGCCTAAAACATACTGCAACCTTGTACTAAATGGTTTTTGAGTTGTTTATTAATTTATGTAAATCCAAGAAATCTACTATAGGTTAAGTTTAGTTACGTTGTGTAGCGTGTACTTTGTCTAATTTGAACGAATTCTTGTTTTTGTTGTCAATGCTTACCTACCTCATCTATTGAAATTAGATGGACAGGAGctcaatgttctactgcttgagctgatgttcctcttatagaatattacctcaacagtattgtggagctcctgcatcTAAATATACACAGTACCCCACCACCTAAAATGAGTATCaaactatttcagtccaagttAAGCACTGATTTAGATAATTGCACAAGAAAAAAATCGAATATATTTTAATAGAGAGTAAAGAGAGTGCCGGAACAGTCAAGACAATAACTTTTTGTCTGTTTCTCATTGTTACTACAGGACCACTACAATTAAGTCTGAGTCcggtaacatcaacagtgaggacaaacccagcctgcctctctccttccacactgagtccaaacccacagtcactgggtcctgattgtgacagtggagcccagtttgcactgcaggatccagagatggcatcagtgaagctggaagactgcagtcaaacactggagctgaatgtcaacattaaagatgaagaaacggaggagaagattgggaaatctgtttctcatggtaagagcaggttcTAACTAAGTTAGTTGTTCGTTCCGACTTCCCACTGTATGAAAAGTTGCAGTAGAACTGTTTCATGATGAACTGTTTCAATGAGAAGATAATGTTACTTCATGCTACTCCGACTTCCATGGTTTGACACCAGTATTGCCAGCATTTGTTTTATTCCCTGGGATATCTGGAGTGCTCAAAGAGTAGTACACCTAAGTGGTGAAGTATACAATCTGCCAGTGTTTTAAAGTTCTATGAAATtagttaaaacatgttttttttgttttttaaaatctttttatctaggcaagtcagttaagaacaaattattagttacattgacggcctaccccggccaaacccggacagcgctgggccaattgtgagccaccctattaggactcccaatcatggccagatgtgatacagcctggttacTAACCCTTTGATAGTGATTGGAGGATGATATGGCTTTTACCCACTTTTAGAATAGTTCTGTTCCCTTTCCTATTGTGTAGTCTACTAATATGAATACGTATGTCTCCCGGTacggccagaagaggactggccacctatttgagcctggttcctctctatgtttcttcctaggttcctgcttgCTGGGGAGTTTTTCGTGGCCACTTTGTTTCTACATCTGCGTTGCTTGCTCTTTGAGGattgaggctgggtttctgtaaagcactttgtgacaacttcTGATGTAATAAGGGCTACATAAAATGCATGTGATTGACATGTATATCACATCAACTGACTGGTTCTTCtgatgttgttcacacaggagaccaTGTTGAGACATTCTCTACATCCAGAGAGGAACA of the Oncorhynchus masou masou isolate Uvic2021 unplaced genomic scaffold, UVic_Omas_1.1 unplaced_scaffold_2435, whole genome shotgun sequence genome contains:
- the LOC135533540 gene encoding uncharacterized protein LOC135533540 isoform X3; its protein translation is MASVKLEDCSQTLEMNANIKDEEEEEEIGTSVNHGMRSLTSTVRTNPACLSPSTLSPNLLSLGPDCDSGAQFALQDPEMASVKLEDCSQTLELNVNIKDEEEEEKIGKSVSHGPLQLSLSPVTSTVRTNPACLSPSTLSPNPQSLGPDCDSGAQFALQDPEMASVKLEDCSQTLELNVNIKDEETEEKIGKSVSHGSCLLGSFSWPLCFYICVACSLRIEAGFL